In Populus alba chromosome 9, ASM523922v2, whole genome shotgun sequence, a genomic segment contains:
- the LOC118053815 gene encoding ras-related protein RABE1c, whose amino-acid sequence MAAPPARARADYDYLIKLLLIGDSGVGKSCLLLRFSDGSFTTSFITTIGIDFKIRTIELDGKRIKLQIWDTAGQERFRTITTAYYRGAMGILLVYDVTDESSFNNIRNWIRNIEQHASDNVNKILVGNKADMDESKRAVPTSKGQALADEYGIKFFETSAKTNQNVEQVFFSIARDIKQRLSDTDTKAEPATSKIHLDQASGSGPAAQKSACCGS is encoded by the exons ATGGCTGCTCCCCCTGCTAGAGCCCGAGCCGATTATGACTATCTCATTAAGCTTCTCTTGATCGGCGATAGCG GTGTGGGCAAGAGTTGCCTTCTTTTGCGTTTCTCTGATGGTTCCTTCACAACTAGTTTTATCACTACCATTGG TATTGACTTTAAGATAAGAACCATTGAGCTTGATGGCAAAAGGATTAAGCTTCAAATTTGGGATACAGCTGGGCAGGAGCGGTTCCGAACAATCACAACTG CTTATTATCGTGGAGCTATGGGTATTTTGCTGGTCTATGATGTTACTGATGAATCATCTTTCAACA ACATTAGGAATTGGATTCGCAACATTGAGCAACATGCTTCTGATAATGTTAACAAGATATTGGTAGGGAACAAGGCCGACATGGATGAAAGCAAACGG GCTGTACCAACATCCAAGGGCCAAGCACTTGCTGATGAGTACGGGATCAAATTCTTTGAAACT AGTGCAAAGACGAATCAAAATGTGGAGcaagttttcttttcaatagcAAGGGATATAAAGCAAAGGCTTTCTGACACTGACACCAAGGCCGAG CCTGCAACATCAAAGATTCATCTAGACCAGGCATCTGGATCAGGTCCAGCTGCCCAGAAATCAGCTTGTTGCGGCTCTTAA
- the LOC118053802 gene encoding zinc finger protein ZAT12: MSSIAMKRGREEGELDMAKCLMLLYKVGKGDDHELPTNYKSSSPSGAGRLFTCKTCNRSFSSFQALGGHRASHKKPKLAGSTGNLLMKLPSSPPKPKNHRCSICGLEFPIGQALGGHMRRHRADNIDATSNSGDNELALTYPPFLPAVPVLKKSNSSKRVLSLDLSLALPMDQNESELQLRKASTQPVLKCFI, encoded by the coding sequence ATGAGCTCGATTGCAatgaagagagggagagaggagggAGAGTTAGACATGGCCAAATGCTTGATGCTTCTTTATAAAGTTGGCAAAGGTGATGATCATGAGCTACCAACTAATTATAAATCATCGTCACCATCCGGGGCCGGTCGCTTGTTTACATGCAAAACATGTAACAGGAGTTTCTCTTCATTTCAAGCGTTAGGAGGCCACCGTGCAAGTCACAAGAAACCAAAACTTGCGGGATCAACTGGGAACTTGTTAATGAAGTTGCCCAGTTCGCCTCCAAAGCCAAAGAATCACCGGTGCTCCATTTGCGGGCTTGAATTTCCTATCGGGCAAGCTCTCGGAGGTCATATGAGGAGGCATAGGGCTGATAATATTGATGCTACCAGTAACAGTGGTGATAATGAACTGGCTTTGACTTATCCACCTTTCTTACCGGCCGTCCCAGTTTTGAAGAAATCGAATAGCAGCAAGAGAGTCCTGAGCTTGGATTTGAGCTTGGCACTGCCTATGGATCAGAATGAGTCGGAGTTGCAGTTAAGGAAGGCCAGCACTCAACCTGTGTTGAAATGTTTTATCTAG
- the LOC118053801 gene encoding uncharacterized protein isoform X1 has product MQNKGFWMSKGTDGDPAFENPSRLESKRSHQWFIDDAEPELFPSKKQEVQTPNSTVTSGISSANAASWDNTPGFQSVPNQFIHRLFGAETARSVNFAESNLYPAGTGDSNASVSLSISHAMGDPEACVNYGGFRKVKVNQVKDSDSGMHVPKGHGFTIQSDSNNSTGQVFNRESESSFISMGQAFDEDNNVTVMGHTYNKEDAHVGSMSSTYIKVDDSAIPISDTYRKEGTNLLSFGGFDEVHDIIPVCRPINNYDYSYNQSSVKTQEAVDQKELGAKAVASTTRATKSKSEPVSKNRQELKTTRKEAPNSFPSNVRSLISTGMLDGVPVKYISLSRKELRGIIKGSGYLCGCQSCNYSKVLNAYEFERHAGCKTKHPNNHICFENGKTIYQIVQELRNTPESMLFDAIQTVFGAPINQKSFRIWKESFKAATRELQRIYGKEELML; this is encoded by the exons ATG CAGAACAAGGGATTTTGGATGTCAAAGGGTACAGATGGAGATCCAGCATTTGAGAATCCGTCCAGGCTTGAATCTAAACGATCTCATCAGTGGTTTATAGATGATGCTGAGCCTGAGTTGTTCCCTAGCAAGAAGCAAGAAGTGCAAACTCCAAACAGCACCGTGACTTCTGGAATTTCCAGTGCAAATGCTGCTTCCTGGGATAACACCCCTGGTTTTCAGTCTGTCCCAAACCAATTTATTCACCGGTTATTTGGGGCTGAAACTGCAAGGTCTGTCAATTTTGCTGAAAGCAATTTATATCCTGCTGGAACTGGTGACTCAAATGCATCTGTTAGCCTGTCTATATCTCATGCTATGGGAGATCCTGAAGCCTGTGTTAACTATGGTGGTTTTAGAAAAGTCAAAGTAAATCAGGTTAAGGACTCTGACAGTGGTATGCATGTCCCAAAGGGACATGGTTTCACAATTCAAAGTGACAGTAACAATTCCACTGGTCAGGTCTTCAACAGGGAAAGTGAAAGTAGCTTTATATCAATGGGGCAAGCATTTGATGAGGATAATAATGTCACAGTGATGGGTCATACCTACAATAAAGAAGATGCACATGTTGGGTCAATGAGCTCCACTTACATCAAAGTTGATGACAGTGCAATTCCAATAAGTGACACATATAGAAAGGAGGGCACCAATCTATTATCGTTTGGAGGATTTGACGAGGTGCATGATATCATACCTGTCTGTAGGCCAATCAACAATTATGACTACTCTTACAATCAATCTTCAGTTAAAACACAAGAAGCAGTTGATCAAAAAGAGCTGGGTGCCAAGGCAGTTGCAAGTACTACTCGGGCAACTAAATCCAAATCTGAACCTGTTTCTAAGAACAGACAAGAGTTGAAAACTACCAGAAAAGAAGCTCCAAACAGCTTTCCTTCGAATGTCAGAAGTTTGATCTCAACTGGGATGCTTGATGGAGTCCCTGTAAAGTATATTTCCTTGTCACGCAAG GAGCTTCGTGGCATTATAAAAGGTTCTGGCTATCTTTGTGGGTGCCAATCATGTAATTATTCCAAG GTGCTCAATGCATATGAGTTTGAACGCCATGCTGGTTGCAAGACAAAACATCCAAACAATCATATATGCtttgaaaatggaaaaactATCTATCAGATAGTACAAGAATTAAGGAACACTCCTGAAAGCATGTTGTTTGACGCAATTCAAACTGTTTTTGGTGCACCTATTAATCAGAAATCCTTTCGCATCTGGAAAG AATCGTTCAAAGCTGCAACTCGTGAGCTCCAGCGTATCTATGGGAAGGAAGAACTAATGCTGTGA
- the LOC118053801 gene encoding uncharacterized protein isoform X2 has protein sequence MNKGFWMSKGTDGDPAFENPSRLESKRSHQWFIDDAEPELFPSKKQEVQTPNSTVTSGISSANAASWDNTPGFQSVPNQFIHRLFGAETARSVNFAESNLYPAGTGDSNASVSLSISHAMGDPEACVNYGGFRKVKVNQVKDSDSGMHVPKGHGFTIQSDSNNSTGQVFNRESESSFISMGQAFDEDNNVTVMGHTYNKEDAHVGSMSSTYIKVDDSAIPISDTYRKEGTNLLSFGGFDEVHDIIPVCRPINNYDYSYNQSSVKTQEAVDQKELGAKAVASTTRATKSKSEPVSKNRQELKTTRKEAPNSFPSNVRSLISTGMLDGVPVKYISLSRKELRGIIKGSGYLCGCQSCNYSKVLNAYEFERHAGCKTKHPNNHICFENGKTIYQIVQELRNTPESMLFDAIQTVFGAPINQKSFRIWKESFKAATRELQRIYGKEELML, from the exons ATG AACAAGGGATTTTGGATGTCAAAGGGTACAGATGGAGATCCAGCATTTGAGAATCCGTCCAGGCTTGAATCTAAACGATCTCATCAGTGGTTTATAGATGATGCTGAGCCTGAGTTGTTCCCTAGCAAGAAGCAAGAAGTGCAAACTCCAAACAGCACCGTGACTTCTGGAATTTCCAGTGCAAATGCTGCTTCCTGGGATAACACCCCTGGTTTTCAGTCTGTCCCAAACCAATTTATTCACCGGTTATTTGGGGCTGAAACTGCAAGGTCTGTCAATTTTGCTGAAAGCAATTTATATCCTGCTGGAACTGGTGACTCAAATGCATCTGTTAGCCTGTCTATATCTCATGCTATGGGAGATCCTGAAGCCTGTGTTAACTATGGTGGTTTTAGAAAAGTCAAAGTAAATCAGGTTAAGGACTCTGACAGTGGTATGCATGTCCCAAAGGGACATGGTTTCACAATTCAAAGTGACAGTAACAATTCCACTGGTCAGGTCTTCAACAGGGAAAGTGAAAGTAGCTTTATATCAATGGGGCAAGCATTTGATGAGGATAATAATGTCACAGTGATGGGTCATACCTACAATAAAGAAGATGCACATGTTGGGTCAATGAGCTCCACTTACATCAAAGTTGATGACAGTGCAATTCCAATAAGTGACACATATAGAAAGGAGGGCACCAATCTATTATCGTTTGGAGGATTTGACGAGGTGCATGATATCATACCTGTCTGTAGGCCAATCAACAATTATGACTACTCTTACAATCAATCTTCAGTTAAAACACAAGAAGCAGTTGATCAAAAAGAGCTGGGTGCCAAGGCAGTTGCAAGTACTACTCGGGCAACTAAATCCAAATCTGAACCTGTTTCTAAGAACAGACAAGAGTTGAAAACTACCAGAAAAGAAGCTCCAAACAGCTTTCCTTCGAATGTCAGAAGTTTGATCTCAACTGGGATGCTTGATGGAGTCCCTGTAAAGTATATTTCCTTGTCACGCAAG GAGCTTCGTGGCATTATAAAAGGTTCTGGCTATCTTTGTGGGTGCCAATCATGTAATTATTCCAAG GTGCTCAATGCATATGAGTTTGAACGCCATGCTGGTTGCAAGACAAAACATCCAAACAATCATATATGCtttgaaaatggaaaaactATCTATCAGATAGTACAAGAATTAAGGAACACTCCTGAAAGCATGTTGTTTGACGCAATTCAAACTGTTTTTGGTGCACCTATTAATCAGAAATCCTTTCGCATCTGGAAAG AATCGTTCAAAGCTGCAACTCGTGAGCTCCAGCGTATCTATGGGAAGGAAGAACTAATGCTGTGA